The DNA region CTGTCTATTATCCAGATGCAATGcagataaatattaaattatttacacAATCAGCATCTTAATGATCATTTAATTATCATCCATCTTTGGGTGTCGAATGAAGCAGAAATTAAGGTCTGCAgcataataaaatcaagaagaaaagcaTCAAAACCAGCTATGattcttttctcatttctttGATTCCATCGACTGCTGCTTCTGGACATGAACTGATGCTCAAGCAACGCTGTTTTTGCCTTCAGTTCCGTGAGCCCAGTGAGGCTTCGCAGGAGTACGTCGCAATGCCTTCACTCCAAATGGGTTGCCCTTGCTCTGTTCAGGAGttcaaataatcaaaacatcaaattagTTTTGTATGAATGATGATATACATAAAATGGTAGGAGAAGCTAAGTGTAGTTTGTCTTACAATCAAGCAGGTTCCTTCATTAACGTTGCAGACTGGGTACTCATGTGGGCAGCAGCTATAATGGTCATCACAGCAGGTGGCACCCTCGAGTGGGCAGCATCCCCATGCAAAGCAATACTTTCCATACTCGAAGATGCAGCAGCAAGTATTGCTATCAGGGCAGGAAAAGTAATTATCACACACGGAAGGAGGTTTTACTGGAGATGGAGGCGACGGACCAGGATTGGGGGGGTTTTGGCCTTTCTTGATAGGGTAAGAGGGTTCAATTGCAATTCCACATTTTCCCGTTGGACTAGCAATGTTTCTCTCCATTCTGATATAGCCGCTCTCCCCCCAGCTCTTGCCCCATGAGTTCCTCACAATCCAGTAGTCTTTACCCTTTTCAGTTCCGTAACCCACGGCAGCAACGCCATGGTCCAGACTTGTCCCACATTCTCCAGTAAATACACCCTGGAAGGCAAGGAAATAAGATGTAATTAATTATGATCGGTTCTTGCAGCCATTACTCAATTGAACTGCATGTTTGGCACTTCAACAAAGTTCTACTGTGCTTTAAGACATCAAAACCATCACCAGGTCTTGTACATGATAACATGTCACGGAGAGAAAGTTCTTACCGAATCATATAACTGGAAATTTCTGCCACCACCTTCAATTGCAACACTCACAGGCTGATTTGCCACTGCCTTTTTCAATGCCGTCTCATCATTTTCAGGAACATCTTCATAAGAATCGATTGAAACAACTTTGGCATTTTTCTGCAAGCACAAACATCTATCAGGAAGCTTCTTGgataaataaacatatttcaTTATCTGCATTAATTTCTTCGTGTTTCAGTTTCATCTTAAAGACCAAAGAAGGCTCACCCTGTACGTGTCACATCTACCATCACGACCAAGGTAGGGATAATCATCTTCAGTGTCAATGCCACCATTGTTGATGATGAATTCAAAAGCATAATCCATAAGACCACCATTGCACCCTTCATTATAACTGGTATCACAATCCACCAACTCCTGCTCAGACAAAACGATCAAATCACCAGTGACGATCTTGTTAATCCCTTCCACAGCAGCAATCGTTGAGAACGCCCAGCAACTCCCTTTATATCAAAAGAAACGTCAGTAATTTATCCTTTCACGGtgcatataaaatcaaaacgTTTCAAGACTCAGTTTGATGCCGGCAAGCTCATTTACTAACATATCAATACACAAatctttaatcaaataaaaaaactggatTCTTTGCCTATAATCGCTCCTATTTTGCTTTTCTGGATTAATCAATGAGTAAAATGTATCATTCAACATTGGCTAGCAGTTTGCCCTTGTGCTGGAATCAGTGGATCCAAAAATTATCTATACCAGCCTCAATTATGACTGTTAGCTCGGAGCCTTCTCGCACATGACGAAACCGAAACTAAATTCAAGACACGGCTGAGATGAAGAAATACAGTTCCTGGTATACTGAATAATTTCTCGGGTAAAGCGATATTACAGTCgtagaaaaacatgaagaaaactCCACACACGCGGAACCAATTTCCTAAGTACTGCATCAAATCTGTAGGCAAAAGTGTCTAGCGATCcctcaaaccaaaaaaatatattaaaacagcAGTAACTTTGACGATCACGTTTACTATTTAATCATCCACATCCGGatccataatatatattatatgttgtGATGTGTGTAGGTGAATTTTTTTCCACTCGATCTCCTCTTAAATGCTAtcatagagaaaaaaattcgTTGACCAACAAAGACAAATCAAAGgttaatcaaaatatttggaACACGATTAGATAATTCCAAggaaatcaaaaacaaatacctaacaaataaaattgattcgaTGCCAGAAAAAGTTTGACAAAAAATTTTAACCCTCTAGTTTAACTTTACTCTTCCTTATCTTTTATGATTTACTGTAATTTCGGATAGGCCTCTACAATctttaataagaattaaaaggGAGCAGGTCTCAATACTTGCTTCACTGAaaatagatttatatttttaataaaaataaatatattagtaaagaGCAATCCTGGTAGTTAAAAGAAACTTACCACAGCCTCCCTGATCTTTGACCTCAGCTACGGCACCTTCCTTCCTCCAGTCAACGGAATCCGGCAAAGAGTCTCCAACACGCGGAGCATAACGATCACTTGTCTTAGGCAACCTCTTCTTATGACCAGTTCGAGTACCCAAGTACATGGACCGGTACTCCTCGTTGGTCAGATCAGCAAATCGGTTCAACCCGACTGTGTATGTCCGGTTCTCTGAATTATGCTGATCAATAAACATAAGATTATCCttaaaaatctcaaatctcttttctttctctcctagAGCGTTGTAGTTCTTTCCATGCTTTACAAGCCACTCCTCGTACATGGCCATAACCTCATTATCAGTTCTCCAGCTTGATTTGGCACCATGAGTTTGGTCATAGGATATAATTGACATGTCGTAGGCTGATGATAAAGTAAAGACCAGAAACAATAGCATCAACATGAGCGTTGATAATCTAAACAACCCcatctctgatttttttttcctcctttttttcccttttgagaAAGGATTGGAGAGGAAGACAGGATGTGGAACGGAGGGGTGGGGATGGTAggcttataaagaaaaaatggatGAGATGTTAGGGTTAGATACAACAAGGTGAGTGATTAaatttaagggaaaaataaTTAAGCCTTGAGGTGGTATGGTAATTTAATATTGGAAAACTGGAAAATGAAATTTTGGAAGATGACAAGTGAGAACAGAGAAGCTACTGTCCATGCGGATGAGATTTGATTGGTCAGGAACCTGAACGAGAGGCCAACACCGTGAATATCGGAGTTGTTGTAATGGGGACTGATTTTCACGCGCGGATTTTTTCTGGGTAAACTGGCCAGCCGTAATGGTTTGAATcatagctatttttttattttttttaatcatagctATTAAACCTTATTCGAATGGACACCTTGActtgaaaattttagaatttagaaCTTCATtccatattggtttttttttaatcaaataagatattaatctattgaagttttattaattcataTTGGTTTTTTAGTAATTCAATTGTTCTTCCCAGACCCAACTAAATCAACACctattaattgatttaatgatTTATGGATTAATATGATGATTTACGAATTAAGTGTGTTTATATTTTAGTAGTCTCGCTGTTATGATGATTTGAAGAGGTAAGGTTTAAgaataattacaaaatatttttttattattaattaagatttcaaaaaaataaattaaacatataaaattataatacatCTTGAttagtcaaatattttttaaattatgatagaGTATAGCCTTGTTTCAAACACACCATACACTTCTAAAGATCCTAACTTGATAATCTAGgttataaagtgttttttatttataaatatataaaaattaaaataatatttttaaaattaaaatatcaaaataatttaaaatcatttaaaaaatatattattttaaacccaaaaaaaatcgaACACGCCATAAACGGTTAAAAGGTAaatgtattgtttttatttgaaaagattaTGGTGTCGAGAGTGGTTGATATAGTGTGCGAATTAGGAGTGACCACGTCATCTGACTTTTTGTGTGGGTGCCTTGGGCTGGTGGGAGACTGAGACCCCTCTTTTTGTCTTTCTGTGGGACACCACTAAAAGTTTTAATTGATTCCTCCATTGCATCAATAATTACAACCCCTTTCCCTTTCACAAAACACAATTGCTTCGCTGCCCTTCGGAGTCATAGTTTGTATCTGGTCCTTACTTTTTATCTAATCTAAATTTTgacactttcattttttttatcccaatatTATCCATCAACTCCTTGTTTCTCTGTCATTTGGTACTTTTGTCAGCTTTCTcgtaaaaatcttgggtttaatttcaatttatctCCTTAGATTTAGGATAGAtccaatctttttttctaagattttaattattacaatCAGGTATCAACATCCCTTTTAAACTAgcccaaataatatatatattatctaccagctaaaatattattttgtattgaatttcaatctttttttataaaaataaaagttgaaacTCGATACCAAACAGCTTTAAAAGCCAAAATTATCAGtgtcaaatcaaagaaaaaatctatTGTCAATCTATTTTGTAAATCCCAACTATGTAATCACTTTTCTTGGCACCAAGCCGCTCAACCAACTAAGATCTTGGTTGTAATTCAAGAACTATGTAACCACTTGTACTAGAACTAGGGAAATAAcattaggtaaaaaaaatgggGATCAAGTCGAAACAAAATTAGGACCGCAGGGCTCAAACATTCTATATCTTGCAAATGGTGACGTGCtacttttcttgttcttttgtttaattCGAGCccttttttaattcatttacaaAGTCGTCGGTGCAAAAATTACAGAAAACGTGAAAGCTAATCTTGTCATGACAGTCCTAGAAAACTGCGATTGTAGAGGGGAGATGGTGTTTACGTGCTGGATTGAAAATCTAAAACGATCCTATGGATCAAAGCAAgcagatttaaaaaaacaaaaacatatgcgttgattaattattatgatatttAGACCATGTGCTTCGCCCTCAGAATATTTTCATATGGATTATTAAGCAATTTCTGATCGAGTGAATTCAACTTCGAAGatcgagagagagagggagagggagatgaAGGCTGCTGTGCCGAGGACATTAATTAACGAAGTAAACAAAAGTCTCAACTCTTAAGGGTccgagtatttttttttccgagACAGAtctgtttctttttccttgtatttACTTGTGAAAttctttgagagagagagagagagagagactataATTAAAGCATGTGGTAAGTAGATGTTTCTGGCTTACTTCCCGTGTTCATCTTGGCTGCCGAAAACATTGAATTTGAGAAGATATAAAGACATTTACATACTTTTCTAACCAAACAGGTAGATTGTAACTATAGTTGTTTAACCTGGATGTTGCCTCGACTATTATTAGATTAGTCCCTCCATGGATCGTCGGATCAAACTGgattataaaacaatattattttggatGAAAAAATTACTGGAGTTTATCTTATCTTAATCTTACTTATGTTAGGTTAATCGAATCacgtattaatttatttaataattatgcctTCAATCGGCACAAGTTCTGTGTCTCCCAAACAAGGGGTTAGCTGATGTGCATCCATTGAGATTAGAAAAACGGTGAATGGGCCAATCCCATAGATTCCTTGAATCTTATAATGGTTTTAATTGACAAAGGACGAAAAAGATAAAGTTGCACTGACAAGCGACAGCAACCTTTGATTAAAACAAGAGATTTTTACAATTTTGAGATATTTTCATGTTGATTGAGTGTTTTTGCAGGATATTATTAACCCAATTTATCTGGTCATGAACTCACAAGAGGAGAGCACCAGAGATTTTCCAGTTGAGGACCTTTCTAATTTCTCTTACGGACAGCATTAGTCCACGAAGCATGTGTACTTGTTTTCGAActaaggtgaaaaaaaaaaaaaaacagggtttAATTATATTTCCAAATAGATCCAAGACACCTGGTTTGTGATTCGTTTGAATTTGGACGCGACCACGGTGATTGGCGGTGGAAGTTTCCTTGGTGGGAGTACTGTTAATGGTAATAAGACAGATGCTCATGGAAACAATTCAACTGCAGCTGTAAGCCAGCAACGTGGAAACCAACATGGAAACGAATCAGCCCTCATGGAAACAAATCAACTGCAGCAGTCAGCAGCaacatggaaacaaatcaaagagACGTTGGCTAATTAGAATCGCCAGCAACAATGGAAACAAACCAACTCTCATGGTAACAAGACACAAACAGAAAGAGACGTTGGCTTGTTATGGAAATaaatcaacagcagcagcaatgaAGTTTATGACAGGAaccagaaagagaaagagacgtTGGATTGTTATGGAAATAGATCAGCTAAGAATGGCAAGTCAATGTATCCAAATTAAGCAACTTgtaatgttataaaaaacaGCAGCTCGTATAGAAGAGTAAGTTGTATATTCACGTTAATattcaaagaaacagagaaacctttcttccattgaaacatccttatctttcttcaaatttccgcttggtatcagagcccgtGTGAATATACATCTTAGCAGAACCAACAACATGTCAACTCTGTCACTCAATGTTGGTAATTTCATTACCCTCAAGCTCAGCCCCACAAATTATCCACTATGGAGAGAACAAGCCTTAGCTCTTGCAGAAAGTCAAGACTTGGTTGATCATCTCATCAATGAAGATTCAATCCCAAACAAATATACTGTACCAGATTCTACTACCACCACAGATTCTTTACCAAGACTAACAGAAGAATATATTGTCTGGAGGAAGGCAGATCGACTACTTCGTGGCTGGTTGATTGGTACTCTTTCAGAACATACATTAGGCCTTGCAGTAGGCCTAGACACAGCCTTTGCTGTCTGGAGTGCTCTAAAGAATGAATATGCAGAAGACTCCCAAGAACGAGAATTCACCCTCAGACAACAAGTCACCTATTTTCGCAAAGAAGATGACAGAACCGTTGGAGAACACATTCGAATCTTCAAAGGACTATGCGATGACCTTGCAGCTATTGGGAAACCAATTtcagataaagaaaaaatcttttgCCTCCTCACAAGTCTCGGCCCTCAATATGAAACCTTCACTACCACAATGCTGAAACCACCAAGACCTTCTTACTCGGAGTTGGTCTCTCAATTACAGAGCTTAGACCAAAGAAGAAGCTGGTTCACCAATCAAACAAATAACTCATTCACTCCTCAGCTGGCATTCTACGGGCAAAAGCACCAGCGCCCTCAACATCATTTTTCAGGAAACCATGGCAGCAGACAAGGCTTTATATCTACCGGGAGAGGATTCCATGCACAACAACCTAAAGATAAAACTCATACGTACACTGCCAGATCCACTTCAGATTCAAAACAGAAACGACCTCCTCCATCTGGAGAGCATCGAATGACTCCTGCAGAACGTGAGCTATACAGAGATGAAACCTGCCAGTACTGTGGTGTTCCAGGTCATATTGCAAAGATATGCTGGTGGGTGCCTAAACGATCAAATCAACATGGAGACCTACCACAAGCTTTGGCTGCTCTCACCTTGGACAATACTATCACTGAAACGGAATGGATCTCTGATACAGGAGCTTCCAACCACATGACAGGTAATCCaggtatgttaaaaaatattcgcAATCACTATGGTTCAGACTCTGTTCTTATTGGTGACGGTTCTTCTATATCAATACATGGTGTTGGAGATTCCTCCATcacacagaaaaataaaatactgcCACTTAATGATGTATTGTTAGTACccgacttgaaaaaaaatttactctctGTAAGTCAGTTAACATCTCAATTTCCTGTTAATTGTGAATTCTCTGACGTTGATTTCTGTATTAAGGAACGACAGACAGGACAACCCGTGATCACAGGATGGCGCAAGGGTGACCTCTATGCTCTATCCACCATGCCTGAGCTCTACTTTTCTAATCGTTTCAGATCAGGACCAGCAGATATCTGGCATCAACGCCTAGGACATCCACATTTTTCTGCTTTACAATTATTGCACAATAAAAGTTTGATAGATGTTAAAGGAACCACAAAATATGAACATGTTTGTGACAGTTGTCAATTTGGAAAACTTAGTCGATTACCTTTTTTTCGTTCTGAACATTCTAGTTctggtatttttgaaaaaatccatTGTGATTTATGGGGACCTGCTCCTGTTTTATCAATAGGAAAGTTCAGATATTATGCGTGTTTAGTagatgatttttctaaatacACTTGGATAATCCCATTACTACATAAGTCTGACTTTGCTGATGCTTATTTTGCCTTTGAGCATTATGTTACTCGACAATTTAACAAGCATATCAAGGTCTTTCACTCTGATGGAGGGGGAGAGTTCATAAATTCCAAACTATCATCACACTTCCTCTCAACAGGAGTGGTTCATCAGATATCATGTCCTTATACACCGGAACAAACAGGTATAGTAGAAAGAAGACATCGAGTAATACGAGAACTAGGTATGACCATGTTATTTCATAGTGGTGTTCCTTTATCTTTATGGGTTGAAGCTTTCACTACTGCTGTTTATCTTATGAATAGATTGCCTTCTTCCGCACTTAAATTTGAATCTCCATATTTCATGTTACATGGTAATCATCCTATATACTCATCTCTTAGAGTCTTTGGGTCTAAGTGCTTTCCCTACACATGggatacaaaacaaaataaatttgacccAAAAACAGTTCTATGCATTTTTGTAGGATATAGTGATAAACATAAAGGATACAAATGCTTTCACCCTTCtagtaaaaaaatgattatttctcGTCATGTAGTCTTCGATGAGtcattttttccttataaacaaaaaattcagaactACATCACTCCATCTCCTACACATGTTATAAGCATTTTTGATTCATGGCTGCCACCTACTATCTCTAACTCTGCTGCAGAAATACAACCCCCAATGTCCACTCCACCATGCTCAAGCTCATCACTAAACACTTTaccattttctcttaatttacCTGATGTTTATGCAGAACAACATGCTAGTGCCGTTGAAATTGCAGAACACCACAATGCCGATGGATTGGCAGAGCAAGTCACTATACCATCTTGTCTCAATTTACATGATGATGTTATTACTAATACAATTGCAGAGCAGCAGGACAGTGTTGATGTAGTAGCCGAAACACAACAAGAAGAACACAACCATGCTGTTGGAGTGGGAGAACACAACAATGGTGTTGGAATGTCAGAAAAAGTAACTGTACCATCTTGTCTTAATTTACATGCTGATTATGTTATCACTAATACAGTTGCTGAAACAGTAGCCGATACACAACAGGAAGAACACAACAATGTTGTTGGAATGGCAGAGCAACACCTTAGAACTGATAATATAACTGAAATACATTTGGTAGAATCTGACCATGAAGATGAAATGCATCGACAACACCTCTCTCACTCACAACCCAATCCTGCTTCTCTGGAATCAGACTTGCAACTTGGTTATTCTCCACGTGCAACCCCTCCTTCACATACCATGGTTACTAGATCACAAAGAGGCATCCTTAAGCCTAATCCAAAATATGCCTTAATATCCTCTAGGACTTCAGCAACCATTCCACGTGAGCCTTCTAACTTTCGGTCTGCATTAGCTCACCCTGGCTGGAAAGCTGCAATGGACGAGGAACTTGACGCTCTCCATAGAAATCAGACTTGGGAACTTGTCCCTCGCACACCTGTCATGCATGTTATTGGGTCTAAATGGgttctaaaaacaaaactcaaaccTGATGGTTCATTAGACCGCTTGAAAGCTCGATTAGTAGCAAAGGGGTATCACCAAGTTGATGGATTGGACTATACTGAGACTTACTCTCCAGTTATCAAACCAGGAACTATTCGTATGGTTCTCTCCATAGCACTAGTTAACAAATGGTCCATACGTCAACTTGACGTgaaaaatgccttcttgcatGGTTTTGTTTCAGAAGACATATATATGGAACAACCTCCAGGAACAGCTGATCCACGGTACCCATCACATGTGTGCAAGCTCAAAAAGGCTctttatggtctcaaacaagcaccccgtgccTGGTTTGATCGGTTTAGTATCTTCCTTCTTAAATATGGGTTTTTTTGTAGTCTTGCAGATccatcactttttatttttcactctaACTCTGATACTTTAATCCTTCttctttatgttgatgatatactCCTCACAGGATCGTCTGTTCCTCTGGTTACGCACCTGATTCAACTGTTGAGCTCCGAATTTGCAATGAAAGATTTAGGACCcattcatcattttcttggcaTTGAAATTACTCACACATCTGAAGGACTCCATCTCTCTCAATCACACTATGCGCTGACAATCCTGGAACGAGCTGGTATGGTGGACTGTAAACCAATGAGCACACCGCTTGAAGCTAAGACTAAAATGGCAGCAACTGATATGCTATTGCAAGATCCACAATTTTTTCGTGGGCTTGTTGGTGCTTTACAATATCTCACACTCACAAGACCTGATATATCTTACAGTGtcaattttatctctcaatTCATGCATGCTCCAACTGTTATACATTTCAAAATGGTTCATCGTATTTTAAGATATGTCAAAGGCACAATTGACACTGGATTAAATTTTACTTCCCATTCTACACTTGATCTTTGTGCTTTCTCAGATGCAGATTGGGGAGGTTGCTCTACAACAAGACGCTCCACAACTGGATACTGCACATTCCTTGGTAGTAATCTCATTTCCTGGTGTGCAAAGAAACAACCCACTGTCTCTCGCTCCAGCACCGAGGCAGAATATAGAGCTATGGCTAATACAACGGCAGAGCTTACATGGCTAACCTTCATTCTACAAGATCTTCACATATCACCTTCTTCACCACCTATCCTCTACTGTGACAATCTCAGTGCCTTACACATGACTGTCAA from Populus alba chromosome 14, ASM523922v2, whole genome shotgun sequence includes:
- the LOC118036244 gene encoding cysteine proteinase mucunain is translated as MGLFRLSTLMLMLLFLVFTLSSAYDMSIISYDQTHGAKSSWRTDNEVMAMYEEWLVKHGKNYNALGEKEKRFEIFKDNLMFIDQHNSENRTYTVGLNRFADLTNEEYRSMYLGTRTGHKKRLPKTSDRYAPRVGDSLPDSVDWRKEGAVAEVKDQGGCGSCWAFSTIAAVEGINKIVTGDLIVLSEQELVDCDTSYNEGCNGGLMDYAFEFIINNGGIDTEDDYPYLGRDGRCDTYRKNAKVVSIDSYEDVPENDETALKKAVANQPVSVAIEGGGRNFQLYDSGVFTGECGTSLDHGVAAVGYGTEKGKDYWIVRNSWGKSWGESGYIRMERNIASPTGKCGIAIEPSYPIKKGQNPPNPGPSPPSPVKPPSVCDNYFSCPDSNTCCCIFEYGKYCFAWGCCPLEGATCCDDHYSCCPHEYPVCNVNEGTCLISKGNPFGVKALRRTPAKPHWAHGTEGKNSVA